A genomic window from Erythrobacter sp. BLCC-B19 includes:
- a CDS encoding TonB-dependent receptor, translated as MKTNGINASARLLCGAATFLALAVTGAPVMAQDAEEPAAVEGEAEGEAIVVTGIRQSIQSSLDAKREATSIVEVITAEDLGLLPDLSIADTLARLPGVTAQRVRGRSQQVSIRGLGPDFSLSLLNGREIVSAGNNRGIEFDQFPSELIGTGVVYKTGDAQLAAIGIAGAVDLRTVKPLDSNKRQLTVSGTYTINDSGSLNPDFAADGYRFFGSYIDQNEAGTVGWSLGVTVQSVPTQFISRELKTQDNRDNNDRTNLVGQVRRDANGVFYPADNPRQGVVSRSFERTSVAGSLQFEPTDRFQLTLDGFYTDTSDSGIFRGSETPIASWSGATFQGATGTRDSFATSATYSGVVPILRTDTEGSEAEIFALGGNLEWQATDNLGFVLDYGYSTLDRNDIDYESYAGTGRARSGPQDRMVFTFAPDGQYSIDTQLDYTNPANVLLTDPGGWGQVGFIKQPQINDELHQLRAETYWQFDGGFIDRITMGWLYTDRSKDFDSNESFLRPTAAFGNGLRVPTNAIVGTTNTKNLGFDMLAYNPASFLTDGTYLVEKATFDTQWVVEEQIHNFYIQADIDGDLGSVPVRGNIGLRYADTEQGSTGTIAGGVNSVSTSYDNWLPSMNLSFEIMPDTFIRIAAAKTVTRARLDQMTANQNIGFNPLACADTNADQRPDVLLPGFNPPAQVCFNLSGGNPLLQPYRSTSYDISFEKYFSPGTAIIIAGFHKDLSDWIIDFSAIADISQSIRNFGAGSILQGNPDAGIGIINGPVNFSDGTITGVEGTVRLNFGDFSDTLDGFGGFASVTYADAQVLNQNSVPIDIPGYSDVTWSGDVFYEKYGFRAKLAARYRSGFLSEVQNFDGSLSGARAQPETILDAQIGYTFEKEGSFLNGVQVLAEVFNLTNEPFVTENVLQNAAGTAVVGTFPSRHELYGRTFQFTIRKSF; from the coding sequence ATGAAAACGAACGGGATCAATGCAAGCGCGCGTCTGCTCTGCGGGGCCGCTACCTTTCTGGCGCTCGCGGTAACCGGCGCGCCGGTGATGGCGCAGGACGCGGAAGAGCCGGCCGCGGTCGAGGGTGAGGCCGAAGGTGAGGCGATTGTCGTCACCGGTATCCGCCAGTCGATCCAGTCCTCGCTCGATGCCAAGCGCGAAGCCACCTCGATCGTCGAAGTGATCACCGCCGAAGACCTCGGCCTGCTGCCCGACCTGTCGATCGCCGACACCCTCGCCCGCCTGCCCGGCGTGACCGCCCAGCGCGTGCGCGGCCGTTCGCAGCAGGTCTCGATCCGCGGCCTCGGCCCGGACTTCTCGCTCTCGCTGCTCAATGGCCGCGAAATCGTCTCGGCGGGCAACAACCGCGGGATCGAGTTCGACCAGTTCCCGTCCGAACTGATTGGCACGGGCGTGGTCTACAAGACCGGTGACGCCCAGCTCGCCGCCATCGGCATTGCCGGCGCGGTCGACCTGCGCACCGTCAAGCCGCTCGATTCGAACAAGCGTCAGCTGACCGTCTCGGGCACCTACACCATCAATGACAGCGGTTCGCTGAACCCCGATTTCGCCGCCGATGGCTACCGCTTCTTCGGCAGCTACATCGACCAGAACGAAGCCGGCACGGTCGGCTGGTCGCTCGGCGTCACTGTGCAGTCGGTGCCGACCCAGTTCATCAGCCGCGAGCTGAAGACCCAGGACAACCGCGACAACAACGACCGCACCAACCTCGTCGGGCAGGTGCGCCGTGATGCCAATGGCGTGTTCTACCCCGCCGACAACCCGCGTCAGGGCGTGGTCAGCCGCAGCTTCGAGCGCACCTCGGTTGCCGGGAGCCTCCAGTTCGAGCCGACCGACCGCTTCCAGCTGACCCTCGACGGCTTCTACACCGACACCAGCGACAGCGGCATCTTCCGCGGCAGCGAAACCCCGATCGCCTCGTGGAGCGGCGCGACCTTCCAGGGCGCGACCGGCACCCGCGATTCCTTCGCCACCAGCGCGACCTATTCGGGCGTCGTGCCGATCCTGCGCACCGACACCGAAGGCAGCGAGGCTGAAATCTTCGCGCTCGGCGGCAACCTTGAATGGCAGGCGACCGACAACCTCGGCTTCGTGCTCGACTACGGTTACTCGACGCTCGATCGCAACGACATCGACTACGAAAGCTACGCCGGCACCGGCCGCGCGCGTTCGGGGCCGCAAGACCGCATGGTCTTCACCTTTGCGCCTGATGGGCAGTATTCGATCGACACCCAGCTCGATTACACCAACCCGGCCAACGTGCTGCTCACCGATCCGGGCGGGTGGGGCCAGGTCGGCTTCATCAAGCAGCCGCAGATCAATGACGAGCTGCACCAGCTGCGCGCGGAAACCTATTGGCAGTTCGATGGCGGCTTCATCGACCGCATCACGATGGGCTGGCTCTACACCGACCGGTCGAAGGACTTCGACTCGAACGAAAGCTTCCTGCGTCCCACCGCCGCCTTCGGCAACGGGCTGCGGGTGCCCACCAATGCCATCGTCGGCACGACCAACACCAAGAACCTCGGCTTCGATATGCTGGCCTACAACCCGGCCAGCTTCCTGACCGATGGCACCTATCTGGTCGAGAAGGCCACCTTTGACACCCAGTGGGTGGTCGAAGAGCAGATCCACAACTTCTACATCCAGGCCGATATCGACGGTGATCTGGGTTCGGTGCCGGTGCGCGGCAATATCGGCCTGCGTTATGCCGATACCGAACAGGGTTCGACCGGCACCATCGCGGGCGGGGTCAACTCGGTCAGCACCAGCTATGACAACTGGCTGCCGAGCATGAACCTCTCCTTCGAGATCATGCCCGACACCTTCATCCGCATCGCTGCGGCCAAGACGGTGACCCGCGCACGTCTCGATCAGATGACGGCGAACCAGAACATCGGCTTCAACCCGCTGGCCTGTGCCGATACCAACGCCGACCAGCGCCCCGATGTGCTGCTGCCCGGCTTCAACCCGCCCGCGCAGGTGTGCTTCAACCTCAGCGGCGGCAACCCGCTGCTGCAGCCCTACCGGTCGACCTCCTACGACATCTCGTTCGAGAAGTACTTCTCGCCGGGCACCGCGATCATCATCGCCGGTTTCCACAAGGATCTGTCGGACTGGATCATCGACTTCAGCGCGATTGCCGACATCTCGCAGTCGATCCGCAACTTCGGTGCCGGGTCGATCCTGCAGGGCAATCCCGACGCCGGGATCGGGATCATCAACGGGCCGGTCAACTTCTCGGATGGCACGATCACCGGGGTCGAAGGCACGGTGCGCCTCAACTTCGGCGATTTCAGCGATACGCTGGACGGGTTCGGCGGCTTTGCCAGCGTGACCTATGCCGATGCGCAGGTGCTCAACCAGAACAGCGTTCCGATCGACATTCCGGGCTATTCGGATGTCACCTGGTCGGGCGACGTGTTCTACGAAAAGTACGGCTTCCGCGCCAAGCTGGCAGCCCGCTATCGCAGCGGCTTCCTGTCGGAAGTGCAGAACTTCGACGGCTCGCTCTCGGGCGCGCGGGCGCAGCCTGAAACGATCCTCGACGCGCAGATCGGTTACACCTTCGAAAAGGAAGGCAGCTTCCTCAACGGGGTGCAGGTGCTCGCCGAAGTGTTCAACCTGACCAACGAGCCGTTCGTGACCGAAAACGTTCTCCAGAACGCGGCCGGAACCGCGGTGGTCGGCACCTTCCCGAGCCGCCACGAGCTCTACGGTCGGACGTTCCAGTTCACGATCCGCAAGAGCTTCTAA
- a CDS encoding alpha-amylase family glycosyl hydrolase has protein sequence MATALASTAAETAHPLAWWRGAVIYQIYPRSFRDTNGDGIGDLAGIADGLDYIADLGVDGIWISPFFTSPMKDFGYDVADYCGIDPSFGTFADFDRIIAKAHSLGLKVIIDQVYSHTSDEHAWFRESRSDRTNPKADWYVWADAKPDGSPPSNWQSVFGGSAWQWDGPRKQYYLHNFLTSQPDLNVHNPDVQNALLDVARFWLGRGVDGFRLDALNFSMHDPELRDNPPSGVPMELVTRPFDMQVKQFNQSHPDIVAFLERIRQTIDEFPGRFTVAEVGGPEPLAEMKAFTEGGKRLDSAYNFDFLYAPRLTAPLVRASLSQWDDTPGEGWPSWAFSNHDAPRAITRWTLDGDMGRMARLNLLVLLALRGNPIIYQGEELGLPQGHVAFEDLQDPEAITNWPHTLGRDGARTPMPWAANAPQAGFSTANRTWLKLDPAHIDFAADAQAADPASTLAYARDLLALRRRHPALAVGGITLLDSPEEVLAFLRHHESGDVLCVYNLGDAPSHFAPPAALGNARVIATTSAVDTADDLPHDLAPGTGYWAVVTGS, from the coding sequence ATGGCAACCGCTCTTGCCAGCACCGCCGCCGAGACCGCTCACCCGCTGGCGTGGTGGCGCGGCGCGGTGATCTATCAGATCTATCCGCGCTCGTTCCGCGACACCAATGGCGACGGGATCGGCGACCTTGCAGGGATCGCCGACGGCCTTGATTACATCGCCGACCTTGGCGTGGACGGCATCTGGATCAGCCCCTTCTTCACCTCGCCGATGAAGGATTTCGGCTATGATGTGGCCGATTACTGCGGGATCGACCCGAGCTTCGGCACCTTTGCCGATTTCGACCGGATCATCGCCAAGGCCCACAGCCTCGGCCTCAAGGTCATCATCGATCAGGTCTATTCGCACACCTCGGATGAACACGCCTGGTTCCGGGAAAGCCGCAGCGATCGCACCAATCCCAAGGCCGACTGGTATGTCTGGGCCGATGCCAAGCCCGACGGCTCGCCCCCGTCGAACTGGCAGTCGGTGTTCGGCGGATCGGCATGGCAATGGGATGGGCCGAGGAAGCAGTATTACCTGCACAACTTCCTGACCTCGCAGCCCGATTTGAACGTCCATAACCCGGACGTGCAGAACGCGCTGCTCGATGTCGCGCGCTTCTGGCTGGGTCGGGGTGTTGACGGGTTCCGCCTCGATGCGCTGAACTTCTCGATGCATGACCCCGAGCTGCGCGACAATCCGCCCTCGGGTGTGCCGATGGAACTGGTCACCCGGCCCTTCGATATGCAGGTCAAGCAATTCAACCAGTCGCACCCCGATATCGTCGCCTTCCTCGAACGCATCCGGCAGACGATCGACGAATTCCCCGGCCGGTTTACCGTCGCCGAAGTCGGCGGGCCGGAGCCGCTGGCGGAAATGAAGGCGTTTACCGAGGGCGGCAAGCGGCTGGACAGCGCCTATAATTTCGACTTCCTCTACGCCCCGCGCCTGACCGCGCCGCTGGTGCGGGCGAGCCTGTCGCAGTGGGACGATACGCCGGGCGAAGGCTGGCCGTCGTGGGCGTTCAGCAACCACGATGCCCCGCGCGCGATCACCCGTTGGACGCTGGATGGCGACATGGGCCGGATGGCGCGGCTCAACCTGCTGGTGCTGCTGGCGCTGCGCGGCAACCCGATCATCTACCAGGGCGAGGAACTGGGCCTGCCGCAGGGTCATGTCGCCTTCGAGGATCTGCAGGACCCCGAGGCGATCACCAACTGGCCGCATACGCTGGGCCGCGATGGCGCGCGCACCCCGATGCCGTGGGCGGCGAACGCTCCGCAGGCAGGCTTTTCGACCGCCAACCGCACCTGGCTGAAGCTTGACCCGGCGCATATCGACTTTGCGGCTGACGCGCAGGCAGCCGACCCCGCCTCGACCCTCGCCTATGCCCGCGACCTCTTGGCGCTGCGTCGCCGTCATCCGGCGCTGGCCGTGGGCGGGATCACGCTGCTCGACAGCCCGGAGGAGGTTCTCGCCTTCCTGCGCCATCACGAGAGCGGCGATGTGCTGTGTGTCTATAACCTCGGCGATGCGCCCAGCCATTTTGCCCCGCCTGCCGCGCTCGGCAATGCGCGGGTGATTGCCACCACCAGCGCTGTCGACACAGCCGACGATCTGCCGCACGATCTGGCTCCCGGCACCGGCTATTGGGCGGTTGTCACGGGCAGCTGA
- a CDS encoding alpha-amylase family glycosyl hydrolase — MTRIFVSLAAVLWAGTALAGGPVAPEPPAKPAPIAERQLEDEIIYFVLPDRFANGDPANDRGGLKGGPLQHGFDPAHKGFYHGGDLKGLTAKLDYIEGMGVTAIWFAPIFKNKPVQGKPGEESAGYHGYWVTDFTSVDPHFGTNAEFKAFVDAAHARGMKVYMDIIINHTADVIDYAEGEATGYRYRSKGEYPFSRRDGKAVNDGFTGDDNPDPANWAKLTDPAFAYTPVVSEAEKDVKVPAWLNDVTLYHNRGNSHWIGESSVYGDFSGLDDLATEHPRVVEGMIDIFGQWIDDYGIDGYRIDTAKHVNPEFWRAFTPAILARAKAKGIDHFHIFGEIAYEEPTATLAAQVMAESQLPYALDMGFAKAAQMVASGKSPPRLMAEFLQQDAIYPGGAKTALGLPTFLGNHDFGRFSMFVAQMSGNADEKALLARVKLGHAMMFLLRGVPTIYYGDEQGFISDGNDQLAREDMFPSKVDFYNDNNLIGSDATTAEDNFDTSHPLYRLIADLAQARTASPALRRGLSTVRAFEEAAPGLLAVERHDPETGQRVLALFNTGDKPLSQAVEVSYRARRVSGLVGQCPAALAAPGSVTVSLPAFGFAACILETDD, encoded by the coding sequence ATGACGCGAATCTTCGTGAGCCTTGCGGCTGTGCTGTGGGCAGGAACCGCTTTGGCAGGAGGGCCAGTCGCGCCCGAGCCGCCCGCCAAGCCCGCCCCGATTGCCGAGCGGCAGCTCGAAGACGAGATCATCTATTTCGTCCTGCCCGACCGATTCGCCAATGGTGATCCGGCAAATGATCGCGGCGGCCTGAAAGGCGGCCCGCTCCAGCACGGCTTCGATCCCGCGCACAAGGGCTTCTACCACGGCGGCGACCTCAAGGGGTTGACCGCGAAGCTCGACTATATCGAGGGCATGGGCGTCACCGCGATCTGGTTCGCGCCGATCTTCAAGAACAAGCCGGTGCAGGGCAAGCCGGGCGAGGAGAGCGCGGGCTATCACGGCTATTGGGTGACCGATTTCACCAGCGTCGACCCGCATTTCGGCACCAATGCTGAATTCAAGGCCTTCGTCGATGCCGCCCACGCGCGCGGGATGAAGGTCTATATGGACATCATCATCAACCACACCGCCGATGTGATCGACTATGCCGAAGGTGAGGCGACCGGCTATCGCTATCGCAGCAAGGGCGAATACCCCTTTTCGCGCCGCGACGGGAAGGCCGTGAACGACGGCTTCACCGGGGATGACAACCCCGATCCGGCAAATTGGGCCAAGCTCACCGATCCCGCCTTCGCCTACACCCCGGTGGTGTCCGAGGCGGAAAAGGACGTGAAGGTGCCCGCCTGGCTCAATGACGTGACGCTCTACCACAACCGCGGCAATTCGCACTGGATCGGCGAAAGCAGCGTCTATGGCGATTTCTCGGGGCTTGATGACCTTGCGACCGAGCACCCGCGGGTTGTCGAAGGGATGATCGATATCTTCGGCCAGTGGATCGACGATTACGGGATCGACGGCTACCGCATCGACACCGCCAAGCACGTGAACCCCGAATTCTGGCGCGCCTTCACCCCGGCGATCCTGGCCCGCGCCAAGGCCAAGGGGATCGATCACTTCCACATCTTCGGCGAGATCGCCTACGAAGAACCCACCGCCACCCTCGCCGCGCAGGTGATGGCCGAGAGCCAGCTGCCCTATGCGCTCGACATGGGCTTCGCCAAGGCCGCACAGATGGTTGCCAGCGGCAAGAGCCCGCCCCGGCTGATGGCCGAATTCCTGCAACAGGATGCGATCTATCCCGGCGGCGCAAAGACCGCGCTGGGCCTGCCGACCTTCCTCGGCAACCATGATTTCGGGCGCTTTTCGATGTTCGTGGCGCAGATGAGCGGCAATGCCGACGAGAAGGCGCTGCTCGCGCGCGTCAAGCTCGGCCATGCGATGATGTTCCTGCTGCGCGGGGTGCCGACGATCTACTACGGCGACGAACAGGGCTTCATCTCCGACGGCAACGACCAGCTGGCGCGCGAGGATATGTTCCCATCGAAGGTCGATTTCTACAACGACAACAATCTGATCGGCTCGGACGCGACCACGGCTGAGGACAATTTCGACACCAGCCACCCGCTCTACCGCCTGATCGCCGATCTCGCGCAGGCGCGCACGGCCAGCCCCGCCCTGCGGCGCGGCCTCAGCACGGTGCGCGCCTTCGAGGAAGCCGCCCCCGGCCTGCTCGCGGTGGAACGCCACGATCCCGAAACCGGACAGCGCGTGCTGGCGCTGTTCAACACCGGCGATAAGCCACTTTCTCAGGCCGTTGAGGTCAGCTACCGCGCGCGCCGGGTGAGCGGGCTGGTGGGGCAGTGCCCCGCCGCGCTCGCAGCGCCCGGATCGGTCACGGTCAGCTTGCCCGCCTTCGGCTTTGCCGCCTGCATTCTGGAGACTGACGACTAA
- a CDS encoding DUF6445 family protein has product MAATPASPPHAPLAGWEIALASARVERFSSHNHTLVNVDGFLESPETAISAAVLQKFAKITPQYPGERAPLDPGVCRMWLAQLAPLLDQWFGPYGRPWEMQAWYSLVTTPPADLLPIQRLPHVDGTDPTQIAMMLYLHTTGHGGTAFFRHQSTGLEALTAADFPRYASALQADVAKTGLPPAAYTTDGAPHFARTHVVPGHFNQAVFYRGNILHSGVIDNHTPLSADPRAGRLTINAFFRPAAG; this is encoded by the coding sequence ATGGCCGCCACCCCCGCCTCGCCCCCTCACGCGCCCCTTGCGGGGTGGGAAATTGCGCTCGCTTCTGCGCGGGTCGAGCGGTTTTCATCGCACAATCATACGCTTGTGAATGTCGATGGCTTCCTCGAATCTCCGGAGACCGCAATCTCCGCTGCGGTTTTGCAAAAATTTGCAAAAATCACGCCGCAATATCCGGGCGAGCGTGCCCCGCTTGATCCGGGGGTGTGCCGGATGTGGCTGGCCCAGCTTGCGCCGCTGCTCGACCAGTGGTTCGGCCCCTATGGCCGCCCGTGGGAGATGCAGGCGTGGTATTCGCTCGTCACCACGCCGCCCGCCGATCTCCTCCCGATCCAGCGCCTGCCCCATGTCGACGGCACCGATCCGACCCAGATCGCGATGATGCTCTACCTCCACACCACCGGTCACGGCGGCACGGCGTTCTTCCGCCATCAGAGCACCGGGCTGGAGGCGCTGACAGCGGCCGATTTCCCGCGCTATGCCAGCGCCTTGCAGGCCGATGTCGCCAAGACCGGCCTGCCGCCCGCGGCCTACACCACCGATGGCGCGCCGCATTTCGCGCGCACCCATGTGGTGCCGGGGCACTTCAACCAGGCGGTGTTCTACCGCGGGAACATCCTGCATAGCGGGGTGATCGACAACCACACGCCACTGAGCGCCGATCCGCGCGCGGGGCGGCTGACGATCAATGCCTTCTTCCGCCCGGCGGCGGGATAG
- a CDS encoding tryptophan halogenase family protein produces MTATPANPLKSIVIVGGGSAGWMTAAALAHAVGEACAITLIESEAIGTVGVGEATIPPIRNFNQRLGIDEATFVRETQGSFKLGIEFVDWGKLGHRYFHPFGQYGAEFDQVPFYHHWMREYLAERVEGPIDDFSMCWAMAKAGKFAHPSPDRRLIQSTFDYAYHFDAGLYAAYLRRFAEARGVRRIEGKVVDVALRGEDGFIESVTLDSGTQIGGEFFIDCSGFRGLLIEEALHAGYDNWQHWLPCDRAVAVPCERREFTPYTRSTARAAGWQWRIPLQHRTGNGYVHCSQFISEDEASATLLANLDGKALADPRPLRFVTGKRREFWKKNCVAIGLSAGFMEPLESTSLHLIQYGILRLIALLPDAAMSPLLVREYNAQTSREYELIRDFLILHYKACERDDSELWRYCAAMPIPDSLQYKIDHFRAHGTLVAESHELFANPSWIAVYLGQGIVPERAPPFADMRPQVPVAQRLAQIRQAMNEAVAAMPSHGEFIARHCPAPPITA; encoded by the coding sequence ATGACAGCAACGCCCGCCAACCCGCTCAAAAGCATCGTCATTGTCGGTGGCGGCAGCGCAGGATGGATGACGGCAGCCGCGCTCGCCCATGCGGTCGGCGAGGCCTGCGCCATCACGCTGATCGAGAGCGAGGCGATCGGCACGGTCGGCGTGGGCGAGGCGACGATCCCGCCGATCCGCAATTTCAACCAGCGGCTCGGCATCGACGAGGCGACCTTCGTGCGCGAGACGCAAGGGTCCTTCAAGCTGGGGATCGAATTCGTCGACTGGGGCAAACTGGGGCACCGCTATTTCCACCCCTTCGGCCAGTATGGCGCTGAATTTGATCAGGTTCCCTTCTATCACCACTGGATGCGCGAATATCTCGCGGAGCGGGTGGAAGGCCCGATTGACGACTTTTCGATGTGCTGGGCGATGGCGAAGGCGGGCAAGTTCGCCCACCCCTCGCCCGACCGGCGGCTGATCCAGTCGACCTTCGACTATGCCTACCACTTTGACGCCGGGCTCTATGCCGCCTACCTGCGGCGGTTCGCCGAAGCCCGGGGCGTGCGGCGGATCGAGGGCAAGGTGGTGGACGTCGCGCTGCGCGGCGAAGACGGGTTCATCGAGAGCGTCACGCTCGACAGCGGCACGCAAATTGGCGGCGAATTCTTCATTGATTGCAGCGGCTTCCGCGGGCTTCTGATCGAGGAGGCGCTGCACGCGGGCTATGACAACTGGCAGCACTGGCTCCCGTGTGATCGTGCCGTGGCCGTTCCCTGCGAGCGCCGCGAGTTCACCCCCTATACCCGCTCGACCGCGCGCGCGGCGGGGTGGCAGTGGCGCATCCCGCTGCAGCACCGCACCGGCAACGGCTATGTGCACTGCTCGCAGTTCATCTCCGAGGACGAGGCCTCCGCCACGCTGCTCGCCAATCTCGACGGCAAGGCGCTGGCTGACCCGCGTCCCTTGCGCTTCGTGACCGGCAAGCGGCGCGAATTCTGGAAGAAGAACTGCGTCGCCATCGGGCTGTCGGCGGGGTTCATGGAGCCGCTGGAATCGACCAGCCTCCACCTCATCCAATACGGCATCCTGCGCCTCATCGCGCTGCTGCCCGATGCCGCCATGTCGCCGCTGCTGGTGCGCGAATATAATGCCCAGACATCAAGGGAATACGAGCTGATCCGGGACTTCCTGATCCTCCATTACAAGGCCTGCGAGCGGGACGATTCCGAGCTGTGGCGCTATTGCGCCGCCATGCCGATCCCCGACAGCTTGCAATACAAGATCGACCACTTCCGCGCCCACGGCACGCTGGTGGCCGAGAGCCACGAGCTGTTCGCCAATCCCAGCTGGATCGCGGTCTATCTGGGTCAGGGGATCGTCCCCGAGCGCGCCCCGCCGTTTGCCGATATGCGGCCCCAGGTGCCGGTGGCACAGCGGCTCGCCCAGATCCGCCAGGCGATGAACGAAGCGGTTGCCGCCATGCCGAGCCACGGCGAGTTCATCGCCCGCCACTGCCCCGCCCCGCCGATCACGGCCTGA
- a CDS encoding LacI family DNA-binding transcriptional regulator: protein MADDPSSPQSRRSATLEDIAREAGVSISTVSRALNDSPSVKRRTKQQIWQIARAHDYEFRASMPSGPIGADATLAVVVPAPQARDSRVSDPFFLELLAGIAEAARERNADLIISHLSPRAGGDLDYAMSTSRATGVIFIGQSSLHHEFNALAARDNRFVVWGAEFPDAQYCVIGSDNLAGGRRATAHLARLGRRRILFLGDTEAPEAEQRFRGYRQALDQAGIAFDDDLIVPAHFEVHSGEAAVRSAVARGLRFDAVFAASDLIAIGAIRALTRSGMRVPEDVSVVGYDNIPAARLVTPQLTTIDQDANLAGRMLVSKLIDKGDGPAISQRLETSLLIRESCGG, encoded by the coding sequence ATGGCCGACGACCCTTCTTCCCCGCAATCCCGGCGCAGCGCGACGCTTGAGGATATTGCGCGCGAGGCGGGGGTGTCGATCTCGACGGTCAGCCGCGCGCTGAACGACAGCCCCTCGGTCAAGCGGCGCACCAAGCAGCAGATCTGGCAGATCGCGCGCGCGCATGACTACGAGTTCCGCGCTTCGATGCCGAGCGGCCCGATCGGCGCCGATGCGACCCTTGCCGTGGTCGTCCCCGCCCCGCAGGCGCGCGACAGCCGGGTGTCCGACCCCTTCTTCCTCGAACTGCTGGCCGGCATCGCCGAGGCTGCGCGGGAACGCAACGCTGACCTGATCATCAGCCACCTCTCCCCCCGCGCGGGCGGCGATCTCGATTACGCTATGAGCACCAGCCGGGCGACGGGCGTGATCTTCATTGGCCAGTCATCATTGCACCACGAATTCAATGCGCTGGCCGCGCGCGACAACCGCTTCGTGGTGTGGGGCGCGGAGTTCCCCGACGCGCAGTATTGCGTGATTGGATCGGACAACCTCGCAGGCGGCAGGCGCGCAACCGCGCACCTCGCGCGCCTCGGGCGGCGGCGCATCCTGTTCCTTGGCGACACCGAAGCGCCCGAGGCCGAACAGCGCTTCCGCGGCTATCGTCAGGCGCTCGATCAGGCGGGCATCGCCTTCGACGACGACCTGATCGTGCCCGCCCATTTCGAAGTCCATTCGGGCGAGGCCGCGGTGCGCAGCGCGGTTGCGCGGGGCTTGCGCTTCGACGCGGTGTTCGCCGCGTCCGACCTTATCGCCATCGGCGCGATCCGGGCGCTGACGCGCTCGGGGATGCGGGTGCCCGAGGACGTCTCGGTGGTGGGATACGACAATATTCCGGCCGCCCGCCTCGTCACCCCGCAGCTCACCACCATCGATCAGGACGCCAATTTGGCAGGCCGGATGCTGGTGTCGAAGCTGATCGACAAGGGCGATGGTCCGGCGATTTCGCAGCGGCTTGAAACCAGCCTGCTGATCCGCGAAAGCTGCGGGGGATGA